From Mixophyes fleayi isolate aMixFle1 unplaced genomic scaffold, aMixFle1.hap1 Scaffold_29, whole genome shotgun sequence, a single genomic window includes:
- the LOC142127183 gene encoding NACHT, LRR and PYD domains-containing protein 12-like, whose translation MQENQSSYISEHGMDLIVGYLRPLHKRSQHWLIETGQKHEDYLKNEMSCISLNRLFRWSQRLKCVPRTVLVSGVPGIGKTTMMQKFVYDWANGKHYQRFAFVFFFTFKEINRLDEVSLETMILGQYPYLQGQLDNILQDPEKLLFIFDGLDESSHRMDFRLRQLCHNIKQIENPGVIVVSLVRQSLLKGCSVLTTSRTKLASVDTTAFKRQTQIMGFLPRDIQMYCEHFFRNKELSDKAFNYIRDNGTLYSFCYLPSYCWIICTVLSKCFKDQPTNNDQMMSSLPKTLTQLFATFIANIVSNHSQDKEGVRELLTSIGWMAEHGVMNHIVAFNEQDLASFNVDTSSELFSSLMIKSDQSPNVTFSFLHVTLQEFFAALVHYINECPEKLHKSLEETKSYKDNHGEIFFCFLCGLSDNYTRSILEPYLGELSSQTTKDVITFLQQTVIDVQECKEDKRKVLNVFFDLFETQNKDLVSECLGSYRSFNVSDVHLTPLDYTVLSFILESCRNTEELWLGLCKIHSEDMERLAPALHTGNNLGLNDNNLRDDGVRFLCNALKHPVCKIQNLS comes from the exons ATGCAGGAAAATCAAAGTTCCTACATTTCTGAACATGGCATGGATCTGATTGTTGGCTATCTTCGCCCCCTTCATAAGCGATCTCAGCACTGGCTTATAGAGACTGGACAGAAACATGAGGATTACTTAAAAAATGAGATGTCGTGTATTTCTCTCAACAGGCTGTTTCGATGGTCTCAGCGATTAAAATGTGTGCCACGTACAGTACTGGTGAGCGGAGTTCCAGGAATCGGGAAGACCACAATGATGCAGAAGTTTGTCTATGACTGGGCGAATGGAAAACACTACCAGAGATTTGCTTTTGTCTTCTTCTTCACATTCAAGGAAATCAACAGGCTGGATGAGGTCAGTTTAGAGACGATGATCCTTGGACAATATCCATATCTTCAGGGTCAGCTTGATAACATCTTACAGGATCCTGAAAAACTGCTATTTATATTTGATGGCTTAGATGAAAGTAGTCACCGAATGGATTTCAGATTAAGACAATTGTGTCATAATATAAAGCAGATAGAAAATCCTGGTGTGATTGTGGTTAGTTTGGTGAGACAGTCACTTCTCAAGGGCTGTTCTGTACTAACCACCAGTCGAACAAAACTAGCATCAGTTGATACCACAGCTTTCAAGCGACAAACTCAGATTATGGGTTTCTTGCCCAGGGACATACAGATGTACTGTGAACATTTTTTCAGGAACAAGGAATTGTCAGACAAAGCATTTAATTATATACGGGATAATGGGACACTCTACAGTTTCTGTTATCTCCCATCCTACTGCTGGATCATCTGTACAGTATTATCAAAGTGCTTCAAAGACCAGCCAACAAATAATGATCAGATGATGTCATCATTGCCCAAAACATTGACACAACTCTtcgcgacttttattgccaacattgTGTCCAATCACAGCCAGGATAAGGAGGGGGTTCGGGAACTGTTGACATCTATTGGGTGGATGGCAGAACATGGAGTAATGAATCACATTGTTGCATTTAATGAACAAGATCTGGCATCATTTAATGTGGACACTTCATCAGAGCTCTTTTCAAGCTTAATGATTAAATCAGACCAATCACCTAATGTGACCTTTTCCTTCTTACATGTCACTTTACAGGAGTTTTTTGCTGCCTTGGTCCATTACATTAATGAATGTCCTGAGAAGTTACATAAATCACTTGAAGAAACCAAATCATATAAAGACAACCATggtgaaatatttttttgttttctctgcgGTCTCTCGGACAACTACACCAGGTCCATTTTAGAGCCTTATTTGGGAGAATTGTCCTCTCAAACAACCAAAGATGTCATCACCTTTCTCCAACAAACCGTTATTGATGTCCAAGAGTGCAAAGAGGACAAGAGAAAGGTTCTCAATGTGTTTTTTGATCTCTTTGAGACTCAGAATAAGGATTTAGTTTCAGAATGTCTTGGATCATACAGAAGTTTTAACGTATCCGATGTCCATCTGACACCTCTAGATTATACTGTGTTGTCTTTTATCCTTGAATCCTGCAGGAATACAGAGGAACTTTGGCTAGGTCTTTGTAAAATTCACAGTGAGGACATGGAGAGACTGGCACCAGCTCTACATACAGGAAATAACTTAGG ACTTAACGACAATAATCTAAGAGATGATGGAGTTCGGTTCTTATGTAATGCTCTAAAACATCCGGTGTGCAAGATCCAGAATCTATCGTAA